Proteins encoded together in one Chloroflexota bacterium window:
- a CDS encoding AIM24 family protein produces the protein MEYRIEGNPAYGHLSVRLGPGERFVAEGGSMAWMSEGVQVKARLHCGHREWFQYGYRLHTIRPSSGHSPKLVIIGERVKGCSVEESFWSENLNTPG, from the coding sequence TTGGAATACCGGATAGAGGGCAATCCCGCGTACGGACACCTTAGCGTGCGGCTCGGTCCTGGCGAGCGTTTCGTCGCCGAGGGGGGCAGCATGGCGTGGATGTCGGAGGGCGTACAGGTGAAAGCGCGCCTGCATTGTGGTCACCGAGAATGGTTCCAATATGGCTATCGCCTGCACACGATCAGGCCAAGTTCAGGTCACTCGCCGAAGCTTGTTATCATTGGCGAGCGCGTCAAAGGCTGTAGTGTCGAAGAGTCGTTCTGGAGCGAGAACCTAAACACCCCCGGCTAG